A section of the Planctomycetota bacterium genome encodes:
- a CDS encoding type III pantothenate kinase encodes MRWGVVDVGNTRVKRAVFDGRRLRPWDGRPVDLWIGARVGRARPPRGTLLLGRDFPPLVRNRTRRPEAVGADRLAQASAAWARAGGPCVVVSMGTAITIDEVGSRGDFRGGLIAPGLRTMARALRDATALLPEVEPVRRRRAVGRDTQEAIRCGISLAAEGLLRRALQDRRGPVFGTGGDAPLFREFFDVWAPDLALEGIALSFLCWRRC; translated from the coding sequence ATGCGATGGGGCGTCGTGGACGTGGGCAACACCCGCGTCAAGCGCGCCGTCTTCGACGGCCGGCGGCTGCGGCCGTGGGACGGCCGGCCGGTGGACCTCTGGATCGGAGCCCGCGTGGGGCGGGCGCGGCCGCCGCGGGGGACGCTGCTCCTGGGGCGCGACTTTCCGCCGCTCGTCCGGAACCGCACGCGCCGGCCGGAGGCGGTCGGGGCGGACCGGCTGGCGCAGGCGTCGGCCGCCTGGGCGCGCGCGGGCGGCCCCTGCGTCGTCGTCTCCATGGGGACGGCGATCACGATCGACGAGGTCGGATCGCGCGGGGACTTCCGGGGAGGGCTCATCGCCCCCGGGCTGCGCACCATGGCCCGCGCGCTGCGCGACGCGACGGCGCTTCTGCCCGAGGTGGAGCCCGTCCGGCGGCGGCGGGCGGTCGGACGCGACACGCAGGAGGCCATCCGGTGCGGGATCTCTCTGGCGGCGGAAGGGCTTCTGCGGCGGGCGCTCCAGGATCGGCGCGGACCGGTCTTCGGCACGGGCGGAGACGCTCCGCTCTTCCGCGAGTTTTTCGACGTCTGGGCGCCCGACCTGGCGCTCGAGGGCATCGCGCTTTCCTTCCTATGCTGGCGGCGCTGCTGA